In Oceanobacillus sp. FSL K6-2867, one DNA window encodes the following:
- a CDS encoding DUF1565 domain-containing protein: MKKIYFILLAAAAIIIIFVLNNKFDKQDQAIYVAINGDDQNPGTKSKPFRTLKKAASEAIAGTTVLIREGKYKEKLVVKHSGTKSNPITFKAYNKEKVILSGRDLKDVEGDTSLVTINNKNYVTISGIIIQDLSTNLADETVMGIYVTGSSNHITLENNNVQRIETNADDGNGHGIAVYGIDTMKNIIILNNTIEDLIDFRKKSPILKEYEGR, from the coding sequence ATGAAGAAAATCTATTTTATTCTTTTGGCTGCAGCTGCTATCATAATTATATTTGTTTTAAACAATAAGTTTGATAAGCAGGACCAAGCTATTTACGTAGCTATAAATGGAGATGATCAAAATCCGGGGACAAAATCAAAACCATTTCGCACACTAAAAAAAGCAGCGTCAGAAGCAATTGCGGGAACTACCGTCCTCATACGAGAGGGAAAATATAAGGAAAAGCTTGTCGTCAAACATAGTGGCACCAAATCAAATCCAATTACTTTTAAAGCCTATAACAAGGAGAAGGTTATTCTTAGTGGAAGAGATTTAAAGGATGTTGAAGGGGATACATCCTTAGTTACGATAAATAATAAAAACTATGTGACCATCAGTGGAATAATTATCCAGGATTTATCTACTAATTTAGCAGATGAAACAGTGATGGGGATTTATGTAACAGGATCTAGCAACCATATTACATTAGAAAATAACAATGTGCAGCGGATTGAAACCAATGCAGATGATGGGAATGGTCATGGGATCGCTGTATATGGAATTGACACAATGAAAAATATAATTATTTTGAATAACACGATAGAAGATTTAATAGATTTCCGAAAGAAGTCTCCCATCCTCAAGGAGTATGAAGGGCGTTAG
- a CDS encoding PepSY domain-containing protein yields the protein MKKNLLIGTVAAMVTLGGAAVVGASDDNNIVENQTITAEQAIQTAFKKVEGFVQEVELSFEEDENYYEVQIESSVNEYEFNIDAATGKIAGQKTENIVEEKQEETGQKHSVDESNYSNESAAVTSLEEYDTIINQVDAEDLTFHLVTDNSGNRIMFLVDGDGNKHFKTIFLKHDNLLKIIDMNGDGQVYNGNL from the coding sequence TTGAAAAAAAATCTTTTGATTGGGACAGTAGCAGCAATGGTTACTTTGGGTGGTGCCGCAGTTGTGGGAGCATCGGATGACAATAACATCGTGGAGAATCAAACAATTACTGCAGAGCAAGCTATCCAGACAGCATTCAAAAAAGTGGAAGGATTCGTGCAAGAAGTGGAACTTTCCTTCGAAGAGGATGAAAATTATTATGAAGTTCAAATCGAAAGCAGTGTAAACGAGTATGAATTTAACATTGATGCAGCAACGGGAAAAATTGCTGGGCAGAAGACTGAAAATATTGTAGAAGAAAAGCAGGAAGAAACTGGTCAGAAACACTCTGTTGATGAAAGTAACTATTCGAATGAATCAGCTGCTGTTACTTCACTTGAAGAGTACGATACCATTATCAATCAGGTAGACGCAGAAGATTTGACTTTTCATCTGGTTACTGACAATTCAGGAAACCGTATAATGTTCCTTGTTGACGGTGACGGGAATAAGCACTTTAAAACTATTTTCCTAAAACACGACAACCTTCTGAAAATCATTGATATGAACGGTGATGGACAGGTATACAACGGCAATCTTTAA
- a CDS encoding tRNA-dihydrouridine synthase, protein MIDNFWRDLPRPFFILAPMEDVTDVVFRHVVSEAGRPDVFFTEFTNSESYCHPDGKQSVRGRLTFTEDEQPIVAHIWGDKPEYFRQMSIGMAEEGFKGIDLNMGCPVPNVAGKGKGCGLIRRPEVAAELIQAAKAGGLPVSVKTRLGYTNVDEWRDWLTHVLKQDIVNLSIHLRTKKEMSKVDAHWELIPEIKKLRDEIAPDTLLTINGDVPDRQTGLELVEKYGVDGVMIGRGIFKNPFAFEKEPKDHSSKELLDLLRLHLDLFDKYSAVEPRAFKPLRRFFKIYVRGIRGAGELRNQLMSTESTDDVRALLDNFEEKSSDNTGE, encoded by the coding sequence ATGATAGATAATTTTTGGCGTGATTTACCACGTCCGTTTTTTATATTGGCACCAATGGAAGATGTGACAGATGTTGTTTTTCGTCATGTTGTGAGTGAGGCAGGTAGGCCAGATGTGTTCTTTACAGAGTTTACAAACTCGGAGAGCTATTGTCACCCAGATGGGAAACAAAGTGTTCGTGGACGTTTGACGTTTACAGAGGATGAACAACCGATTGTAGCCCATATATGGGGCGATAAGCCTGAATACTTTAGACAAATGAGTATTGGTATGGCGGAAGAAGGGTTTAAAGGGATCGATCTCAATATGGGCTGTCCAGTACCAAATGTGGCAGGGAAGGGGAAAGGTTGTGGCCTTATCCGCCGTCCGGAAGTTGCAGCAGAGCTAATACAAGCCGCAAAAGCAGGTGGATTGCCTGTAAGTGTGAAGACAAGACTAGGTTACACGAATGTAGACGAATGGCGCGACTGGTTGACACACGTCCTGAAACAAGACATTGTTAATCTTTCCATCCATCTGCGCACAAAAAAGGAAATGAGCAAAGTGGATGCTCATTGGGAACTGATTCCGGAGATTAAGAAACTTCGTGACGAGATAGCGCCAGATACACTTTTGACAATTAATGGGGATGTTCCTGATCGTCAAACTGGCTTGGAGCTTGTTGAGAAATATGGTGTTGATGGGGTTATGATTGGGCGCGGAATTTTTAAAAATCCGTTTGCCTTTGAAAAGGAGCCTAAAGATCACAGCAGTAAGGAGTTGCTTGATCTCTTAAGGCTGCATCTGGATCTCTTTGATAAATATTCAGCAGTGGAACCACGTGCATTTAAACCTCTCCGTCGTTTCTTTAAAATATATGTCCGCGGGATTCGAGGAGCAGGTGAGTTGAGAAATCAATTGATGAGCACAGAATCCACTGATGATGTACGGGCATTGCTCGATAACTTTGAGGAGAAGAGTTCTGATAACACGGGAGAATAG
- a CDS encoding response regulator transcription factor — protein MNEGKRILIIEDDQEISKLLSVILSKSGMDSIVAYSGTEGLLQLQNNKFDLILLDLMLPGKSGEDLIKAIREENSIPIIVISAKVDIENKVHVLKMGADDYITKPFNQEEVLARIEVQFRKSSVHPSRTAENVWRGLKIKPEKLSASLENNELQLTNAEFDILSLFVSHPEQAFSKREIYERIWKGTYLGDDNTISVHVSNLRKKIAGITSDEYIKTIWGVGFMLV, from the coding sequence ATGAATGAAGGGAAAAGGATTTTAATAATTGAAGATGATCAGGAAATTAGCAAATTGCTTAGCGTTATTTTATCAAAATCAGGGATGGATTCGATTGTGGCTTATTCTGGTACAGAAGGTCTCCTGCAACTGCAAAATAATAAGTTTGATTTAATTTTATTAGACTTAATGCTGCCAGGCAAAAGTGGAGAGGATTTAATAAAAGCAATCAGAGAAGAGAATTCCATCCCAATAATTGTGATTTCAGCCAAGGTTGATATAGAAAATAAAGTGCATGTATTGAAAATGGGAGCAGACGATTATATAACCAAACCATTTAATCAAGAAGAGGTTCTTGCTAGAATTGAAGTTCAATTTCGAAAATCAAGCGTTCATCCATCACGAACAGCGGAGAATGTATGGCGCGGACTTAAGATCAAACCTGAAAAACTATCTGCATCTTTAGAAAACAACGAGCTGCAATTAACGAATGCAGAATTTGATATTCTCTCCTTATTTGTCAGTCATCCGGAGCAAGCTTTTTCTAAAAGGGAGATTTATGAAAGAATCTGGAAAGGTACTTACTTAGGTGATGACAATACGATTAGTGTCCATGTATCAAACCTTCGCAAAAAAATTGCCGGAATCACTTCTGATGAGTATATAAAGACAATATGGGGAGTAGGCTTCATGCTGGTGTAA
- a CDS encoding ABC transporter ATP-binding protein, with protein sequence MDTIIQTYQLKKTFKEEEIIKPLDFLLRKGEICALIGKNGAGKSTFFKMLAGQLMPTGGDIHLFGKSGKEMIHSKKRMGFMIETPEFFLDFTATQNLEYFRIQRGVIEKKRIYEVLQIVGLANQKKKRFKDYSMGMKQRLGIALCLLSSPDCLVLDEPINGLDAEGIIEIRNLLLRLNHEKQITILVSSHILTELQLLATRFVFIKNGVIVDDLSKETLNEKSKKQIQLKVNDAAIASRLLEQTYADIQYKILPNHIITIQNHVEESGEINRLLVDNGVLVIEFRMESLNLEEYFLGLVGENEK encoded by the coding sequence ATGGATACCATTATTCAAACATATCAATTAAAGAAGACCTTTAAAGAAGAAGAAATCATCAAACCCCTTGATTTCTTATTAAGAAAAGGAGAAATTTGTGCATTGATTGGTAAGAATGGTGCTGGAAAGTCAACCTTTTTTAAAATGCTTGCTGGACAATTAATGCCAACTGGAGGAGACATTCACTTATTTGGGAAATCAGGAAAAGAAATGATTCACTCCAAAAAAAGAATGGGTTTTATGATAGAAACACCTGAATTTTTCCTTGATTTTACTGCAACTCAAAATCTAGAGTATTTCCGAATTCAACGAGGTGTTATTGAAAAGAAACGCATTTATGAGGTTTTACAAATTGTTGGTTTAGCAAATCAAAAGAAGAAACGGTTTAAAGATTACTCGATGGGAATGAAGCAACGTTTAGGAATCGCGCTTTGCTTGCTAAGCAGTCCGGATTGTTTAGTGCTCGATGAACCAATTAATGGATTAGATGCTGAAGGGATTATAGAGATTCGTAACCTATTATTGAGGCTAAATCACGAAAAACAAATAACGATTTTAGTTTCCAGCCATATTTTAACGGAACTGCAATTACTAGCAACACGTTTTGTATTTATCAAAAATGGTGTAATTGTCGATGATTTAAGTAAAGAGACTTTAAACGAAAAAAGCAAGAAACAAATTCAGCTTAAAGTCAATGATGCAGCAATTGCATCACGATTGTTAGAACAAACATATGCTGATATTCAATATAAAATCCTTCCTAATCATATAATAACCATCCAAAATCATGTAGAGGAAAGCGGAGAAATCAATCGTCTCTTAGTCGACAATGGGGTACTGGTGATAGAATTCCGTATGGAGTCTCTTAATTTGGAAGAGTACTTCTTAGGATTAGTGGGGGAGAATGAAAAATGA
- a CDS encoding ABC transporter permease — MINYMKSENYRLLHKKGLHITSVICLLLIAAASVVLYYSGQQDPNFPYATSLFFYSNVIGSGILIIIVAFLFNLSLTGKDTSLIKQSVSFGVSRNTIFWSKLILTLSYFLAICAVGLLLMIGLGENLLASEEQSVKYFLTASINMFPIVICGFFIIHVLKMLKFGEVYIIITLLFIFIFSGDLLRMLLRPISGLNELYKYAPSTLLNENLMSFLNKAVQFDYHYWITGTIISVVSLLIGAKKFSKQNID, encoded by the coding sequence ATGATTAATTATATGAAAAGCGAAAATTACCGTTTATTGCATAAAAAAGGTCTTCATATTACGAGTGTTATCTGTTTATTGTTAATTGCTGCAGCTTCGGTTGTCTTGTACTATTCCGGGCAACAAGATCCGAATTTCCCCTACGCCACTAGTTTGTTTTTTTATTCGAACGTAATTGGCAGTGGGATACTAATTATAATCGTTGCCTTTCTCTTTAATTTGTCTCTTACTGGCAAGGATACGTCCCTAATCAAACAATCTGTATCCTTTGGTGTATCTCGAAACACAATCTTTTGGTCAAAGTTAATTCTAACATTGAGTTACTTTCTGGCAATATGTGCCGTTGGTCTTCTCTTAATGATTGGATTGGGAGAGAATCTTTTGGCTAGTGAGGAACAATCAGTCAAGTATTTCTTGACAGCTAGTATAAACATGTTCCCGATTGTAATCTGTGGATTTTTTATAATTCATGTGCTGAAAATGTTGAAGTTCGGTGAAGTCTATATCATTATCACGTTGTTATTCATATTTATATTTTCTGGTGATCTATTACGGATGCTACTTCGCCCGATTTCAGGATTGAATGAGCTTTACAAATATGCACCAAGTACACTATTAAATGAAAACCTAATGAGCTTCTTGAACAAAGCAGTTCAATTTGATTACCATTACTGGATTACTGGCACCATTATTTCGGTGGTTTCTTTACTAATAGGAGCGAAAAAGTTCTCTAAACAAAATATCGATTGA